A region of Pseudomonas sp. Marseille-Q3773 DNA encodes the following proteins:
- a CDS encoding riboflavin synthase subunit alpha has translation MYTGIVQAVRPLLEVTSYPGHNQFTIDLTPELLDELKIGASVSVEGTCLSVTEIDGTRVRFDVMTATLERTNLRFFKAGQGVNIERSAKMNAEVGGHLMAGHIATTAEIVELSIQSTGAFIRFRMPAQWGKYVFPRGFIGVNGCSLTVADVEDNVVTINLIPETLRQTTFARYQAGELLNIEVDHQTMVLVDVVERTIKSTLARELPR, from the coding sequence ATGTATACCGGCATCGTCCAGGCCGTCCGCCCCCTGCTTGAAGTGACCAGCTACCCGGGCCACAACCAGTTCACCATCGACCTGACCCCGGAGCTGCTCGACGAGCTGAAGATCGGCGCCAGCGTCAGTGTCGAAGGGACGTGCCTCTCGGTCACCGAGATTGACGGCACCCGGGTCCGGTTCGACGTCATGACCGCCACCCTCGAACGCACCAACCTGCGCTTCTTCAAGGCTGGCCAGGGCGTCAACATCGAACGTTCGGCGAAAATGAACGCCGAAGTCGGCGGCCACCTGATGGCCGGCCACATCGCCACCACCGCCGAGATCGTCGAGCTGTCGATCCAGTCGACCGGTGCCTTCATCAGGTTCCGCATGCCGGCGCAATGGGGCAAGTACGTATTTCCACGCGGCTTCATCGGCGTCAACGGCTGCAGCCTGACGGTCGCCGATGTGGAAGACAACGTGGTCACCATCAACCTGATCCCCGAGACCCTGCGCCAGACCACCTTCGCCCGTTATCAGGCCGGCGAGCTGCTGAATATCGAAGTCGATCACCAGACCATGGTGCTGGTGGATGTGGTGGAGCGCACCATCAAGAGCACCCTCGCCCGCGAACTGCCGCGCTGA